Within the Mucilaginibacter sp. CSA2-8R genome, the region CACTAGGCCTGCAATAAATGCAAATGAGGTCATTAAAATAGGGCGTAACCTGGATACTGCCCCCTCAATAGCCGCCTGCAACACGGTAGCACCTTCGCGCTCGCGCTGCACGGCAAACTCAACAATCAAAATGGCATTTTTCCCCAGCAAACCAATCAGCATCACCAAAGCCACCTGGGCGTAAATATTGTTTTCGAGGCCGGTAATCTTTAAAAAGAAGAATGCTCCTAAAATACCTGTAGGCAGCGACAGAATAACCGCTAATGGCAATAACAAACTTTCGTATTGTGCGGCCAACAGCAGGTACACAAACACCAAACAAATAATGAAAATATAGATAGCTTGGTTACCCGACAATATCTGCTCGCGCGTCATACCCGACCATTCGAACGAGTAGCCTTTTGGTAATTTCTGAGCAGCAATGCGCTGGATGGCAGCAATAGCATCGCCACTACTGTAGCCCGGCGCGGCATCGCCATTAATCATAGCTGAGGTATACATATTATAACGGGTAAGCTGCTCCGGCCCGTAAACACGCTCCATCCTGATAAAGGCAGAGAAAGGCACCATCTCGCCTTTATTGTTTTTTACATACAGTTGCAGTACGTCCTCAGGTTTAGTCCTGAACTCGGGCGATGCCTGCACCATCACTTTATACATCTGCCCAAAGCGGATAAAGTTAGAGGCGTAGTAACTACCCATCAGCGTTTGCAGGGTAGACATTGCTTTATCTATAGTAACGCCTTTTTTGGCCGCCATACGCTGGTCTACACTGATAAGGTATTGCGGAAAGTTAGGGTCGAAGCTGGAGAAGGCGTTATTAATCTCGGGCGACTCGTTAAGTGCTTTGATAAAGCCGTTAGACACTTCGGCCGTTTCTTGCAAATCGCCCGTTCCGCTTTTGTCCAGCATACGTATCTCAAAACCGCTGGAGTTACCAAAGCCCGGAACCGTAGGCGGCGGAAAGAATTGTATGGAAGCATCGCCAATGTTACGGGTGCGTTTCTGTAGCTCGTCAATAATATCGTTTAATGATTCTTTGCGCTCGTCCCAGCTTTTCAGGTTAATCATGGCCATACCGTATGATGCACCCGCCACCTCATTTACCAGGCTGTAACCTGATAAGGTTGATATTGACTCAATAGCCTTGATACTTTTGGTTTGCCGCTGTATTTCGCTCAGCACCTCCTCAGTACGTTCTACTGTAGCACCGGCCGGGGTGGTTACATTCACATAAATCATCCCCTGATCTTCGGTTGGGATAAAGCCTGTGGGCAATATGGCACTTATACCCCAGGTGGCAGCAAAAAACACTGCTAATGCAACTAAAGTGATGACGCGGCGACCGGCAATTTTACCGATAAAACCAGCATATTTATTCTGTACCGCATCATATTTGTTATTGAAGCCTTTAAAGAACCGGTCTATAATACCTTTTTTAGCCCCATGGCCTGGCTTAAGCATAATAGCACACAAAGCAGGGGTAAGCGTAACCGCGTTAATACCCGAAATAACGATGGAGATAGCCATGGTTAGCGAGAACTGCCGGTAAAATACCCCAACAGGACCCGACATAAAAGCTACCGGCACAAACACTGCCGACATAACGAGTGTAATAGCCACAATGGCCCCACTGATATCTTTCATGGCGCTGATGGTGGCATCCATTGGGCTCAGGTGCTCTTCGTGCATTTTTACGTGTACGGCTTCTACCACTACAATGGCATTATCTACCACAATACCTATAGCTAACACCAGCGCAAACAACGTAAGGAGGTTGATGGAGAAGCCCAGCAACTGCATAAAAAACAAGGAGCCCACCAACGCCACCGGCACTGCCAACGCCGGGATAAGCGTAGAGCGAAAGTCCTGCAAAAAGATGTACACCACAATAAACACCAGGATAAAAGCCTCTACCAGTGTACGCAGCACCTCGTGAATAGAGGCATCTAAAAAGCGGGAAACATCATAATTTACGTTATAAGTCATGCCGCTTGGAAAAGAGCTTTCTTTAAGCTCAGCCATACGGGTTTTAATATTACTGATTACTTCGCGCGCGTTTGAGCCGGGGCGCTGTTTAATCATGATGGATGCTGATGGCCGGCCGTCAGTTTTAGAAACCATGCCGTAAGTAAGCGAACCAAACTCCACATCCGCCACTTCTTTAAGCGTAAGTATAGTTCCGGCTTCGTCAGAACGCAGTACAATATTTTCGTATTGTTTAGGCTCAAAAAACTTACCCGGATAGCGTAATACATATTGCAGCATCTGTGGCGATTTATCAGAACTCTGCCCTGTTTTGCCCGGTGCAGCTTCTACGTTTTGAGCGCGGATGGCTTCAATCACATCATCAGTAGATACTTTGTAGGCCATCATGCGGTCGGGTTTTAACCATACCCGCATCGAGTATTCTTTAGCACCCATAATTTCGGCACGGCCAACGCCGTCAATACGTTTAAGCTCTTGCAATACATTAATGTCGGTAAAGTTGTAGATGAATTTTTCGTCCATCGCTTTATCATCGCTCATAATGTTGAGGTACATCAGCATACTGTTTACCTCCTTTTCGGTAGTTACGCCGGCCTTAATTACCTCTTCGGGCATCTCATCGATAATGGTAGCCACGCGGTTCTGCACGTTAACGGCTGCTTGGTCGGGGTCGGTACCTACGTTAAAGTAAATCTGGATGACGGTTAAACCATCGTTACTGCATACCGACGACATATAGGTCATGCCGGGCACACCATTAATAGCCCGCTCGAGCGGGGTGGCTACGGCTTTGGCACAAACCTCGGCATTGGCACCGGTGTAGTTGGCGGTTACGGTTACCGATGGTGGCACAATATCTGGAAACTGGGTTACGGGCAAAGTAATTAATGCCAGCACGCCCAATAAGGTTATTATTACGGATATAACAAGCGACAGAATAGGCCGCTTTATAAAAACATTGAACATAAGATTTTCACGTGTTTGATATCAAACAATGACCGCCTTGCTCATCAAAGCACGGCAAGGCAGCATTAAGAAAAATGCAGACTGTTTATTTGGCAGCCAGTACAGGGGCGCTTTTAAGCAGATTAGGCTTAATTACCATACCATCTCGGGCATTTTGCGCACCCTCAAACAGTATTTTGTCGCCTGCTTTGATACCCTCTTTTACCACGTAATACTGCGAAAAGCGGGTAAGTGGTGTAAAGGCCGTCATGTGCAGTTTATTATCCGGACCAACCAAGTATACATAGCTTTTATCCTGAACCTCGAAAACAGATTTTTGCGGAATCATAATCGCATCATCCATTTCGGAGGTAATGTAAACCTTACCGCTGGCCCCGTGGCGGAGCAACTTATGCGGATTAGGAAATTTTGCCCGCAGGGCTATAGAGCCGGTAGTTTGTTCAATTTCACCTTCGATGGTTTCGATAGTACCGGTATGGGTGTAACTGCTGCCGTCAGAGAGTTTGAGCTTTACCTCGTTGCTGCTCCCAGTATCACCATTGTTAATGCTGCGCTGATATTTCAAGTATTCATTTTCGGGAAAACTGAAATAAGCATAAATAGAGCTGATGTCTGATATGCTGGTTAGTAGGGTGCCTTCTTCAATCAAACTACCGGCCTTGAGCGGAATACGATCTATGATGCCGTCATACGGCGCACGTATTACAGTATAGGCAATGTGGTTTTGGGCACTTAGCACACTGGTACGCGCCTCGGCAATGGTAGCCTGATCAGCCTTTAACTTAGATTCGGCTACTTTAAGTTCCGACTCAGAAATTACTTTTTTATTAACCAGCATTTTTACGCGGTCAACTTCCAGGTGAGTAGCTACGGCGTCAGCCTCAGCATTACTCAGGGCTGCTTTGGCACGTGATAATGCTACACGGTATTCTTCGTCGTTTAATTTAAACAGTACCTGACCTTTACGTACTGGTTTGCCTTCGTCTACATAAATATGTTCTAAAAAGCCTTTCAGCCGCGATCTTATTTCAACGTTTTTCAGGGCTTGTATATCGGCTACGTAAGAGGTTTGTAATACCGTGTCTTTAGTTTTAACAGTTAATACGGGTAGTTCCAGGGTATCTTGTGTTGCATTTTCCTGGTTTTTTTTGGATGAGCAACTGGCCATAAAAATAGCAGCAGTCAATAGCAGTAAGCTATGCCCACACTTAAATTTCGTCATGATTATCTTATGTTCTTGAATAAAGTTTTAACAAATGCCCATACGGCAATAGGGTATGAAGCCATTAAGCCCATACCTATAGAAAACAGTAAAAAAGAATTAAGAATTAAAAAGGACAGAGCCGGAACAGGAAGTTGTAATAGGCCGGGCGAAGGGCTACACCTATTGTGTAGTTACTCACGGTATGAGCTAACGCGCGCTTAAACTGCTGAAATTGCAACCGAAAATCGGGTACCGGAACAAAAACGTTATCGTTTGAGCTGCTTCGGCGTACGTAGCGGCGCTGGTATTTTATGCTATGTGCTTTACCCGGCGCATTGTCGTCGGCATCGGTTATGGCCGCCGTAATACAATCAATCCAGGTATTGGTATGAAAGCAGGACTCATCTTCTGCATTGGCATCTGTATGGATATTACCAAACAGGTCAGCAGGGGTACTTGCATTAGAGTAAGTAACCGCGTTGATTAGCCAAAGCGACAGAAAGATATGTATCCACTTTTTCATTAAGCTGATGCAAAATTAACAAACATTGAGCTTAGTTGTCAATGTTTTAATAATAAAGACATGTTTATATCAACAACGTTGCTTAACGGATAACATTATAAAAAAAATTAAATAGCTGTTTACGCTTACACTCAATAAGAAGCAAATTCAGGCTGATTGACTTTAAGATTAACCACAGTGCGGTTTATGTAAGGATACAGCGCAATGAGCAAAATTACAACTAAGATAAGACAGCTGACGAGCTGATCATAATCCATTGCGTAGCGCATTTGTGCCTGAGCGTGTACCGAGCGCGACAACAAGCCGTTTACTACTTTACCGGCCTGGTCGGGTGCCATACCCCGGCTAATAAGTAACTGCCGGTAGCCGTTTAGCTTTTGTGTAACTGCCGGGTTAAGATCGGTAATAGTTTGCCGAAAACGGGTAACATGCTCGCTTTGCCCCGAAAGTGAAAAGTAATTGACGAGGGCAATGCTGGTGCAAAAACCCGTAAACCTAAAAAATACACCTGTAGCCGAAGCTGCCCCGCCCAATTGCAGCGGCACCGACGATACTATGAACACGATAATCGGCGTCATCAGTAAACCTGAACAAACAGCGGGACAAAAAAGGTAGATGGATTAGCCTGCATGCTGAACAAAAAATACATCCATAGGTGAAACAGCAGCAAAAAGGCAAAGCCCGACATCTACACAAAACGCATAGGCCTGCGCATAACAATTAATCTGGAGGACACTATTACTCTTAAAATGATACCTGCCATGTTGATGAGTAGCATATAAGCAATATGTATAGGATCCAATACCCAAAACGGAAGCAAAGTAACCCGACGTAACGTTGAATGCCCCACGACAGATGTATAGTATAAATACCAACAGTGCCCCCATGCGGTAATTATGGTAGCTAAACACTTTTAAACTGAGGTAAGCCCGCTTTTATTTAGCCTGCCGCAATAAATGAATGCCCAGTAAAAAAAATTGCAATTACACTGGCCAGTATGCGGCTATCCTGCAGCCAATAGAACAGCTGCCCGTCATTATATCTGGTTCCCAAGCGATACCGACCATTTTATACAGGTAGGGCACACGGCAACCGCCATCCGCAGTGTGTACTTTCACACGTATGATGACCACCTGAACGATTTTTATACCCAAATGGATATTTACCCGGTTACCAACCTGCTGCACGAAATGATACTTTATGCCGGGCAATGGCGTGGCATTATAGAACCGGGCAGCACAGCGTTTACTTTTTGCAGGCGCTTAAAAATATACTGCCCAATTTAGGGGCGCAACACTTGCCCATTGTTTTACCCACTACACAAAACGAACGTTTAAGGCCGGTAATCAAATATTTAAGTGTGCATTTTGCCTCGCCTTTAATATACACTCGGTAAGTGAAAAATTTGGTTTAAGCGAGCGTACGTTATTCAGGCTATTTCAATCAGTACTAAGTATTTCCTTTTTACAGCACCTAAAGCCATTGCGTGTGGTACGTGCGGCAGAAATGATGCTGCAAACCCGTTTAACGCTCAGCCAGATTGCCTATGCTACGGATTATAACAGCTTATCGGCTTTTAGTAATACTTTTTATCAAACCACGCTTACCTGGCAGTCTGATTTTGCGGGTACAATACGTTAGTACCTAAAGAAATTACCCTTTTTTATTAATAAGTTATTAAGATTTGAACAGAATACCGCTGCTAATTGGTGTTTTGTTAATTAACTTATAAGTTTGTTAGCCGCCTTATCTTAACATAGGTATAAATCAGCAAGTAAACTTACTGTTAGCATTAAATTTTATATAACGTATGGCCATTTTAATAGTAGAAGACGAACCAAGTGTTGCATCAGTGATTAAACGCGGACTGGCTGATTATGGATTTGATACAACCATTGCCCCGAATGGGTTATCGGGCTTGCAGCTGGCAGGCGAGCGCCCTTACGAATTGATTATTCTGGATGTAATGCTGCCCGATCTGGATGGTGTACAGGTGTGCAAGCAAATCAGGCAGCAAAATACCAATGTACCTATATTAATGCTTACCGCGCTCGACTCGACCGAAAACGTGGTAACTGGCTTAGACAGCGGTGCCGACGACTATATGGCCAAGCCGTTTAAAATGATGGAACTGGCAGCCCGGGTAAGATCGCTGTTGCGCCGTCGCGGTAACGAGGCCAACGCTAACAGCGTTTATAAAATTGCCGGCATTGAATTAGATACTGAGGCTAAAGTTGCTACCAATAACCAGGTGCCTTTAGTGTTAACGCCTACCGAGTATCGTTTGCTCGAGTATTTTATCAAAAATCAGAAAAAGGTTTTAACGCGTATCCAGATTTTAGAAAACGTTTGGGATATTGATTTTAATTTAGGTACCAACGTAGTTGACGTGTATGTGAACTACCTGCGTAAAAAATTGGATAGAGATAATCCGAATAAACTAATACATACCATCTTTGGTATGGGCTACATGATGAAGGATGTAGAAGAAAATGAAAATTCAAAATAAGATAACGCTTCTTTTCCTGGTATTGTCTACCGGAATATTGGTGCTGCTTAATGCCTTTATCTTTTATTTTGAATACAAGTTTAATTACGAGGACTTTTTTAAACGTCTCGAAACCCGGGTAAATATTATGTCGAGGGTGCGTTTGCATCCTGATGCCGAAAGCCGGGCTTATGAGGAGGTGCGAAACCGTTATCTCGAAAGACTTGATCATGAAAAGGAACAGTTACTTCAGGCAGATTCCAGCGGGCATTTTAAAGACGAGGGATTGCCTAAAACTTTTCTGAAAGAAATTATACGCAACGGAACTGCCCGGTATCGAAGTAAAAGTCAATTTTTTGCCGGTAAACTTGTTTCACAGGGAAGTAATCAATTTATTATTGTAGTATCTGCCTCCAACCCGTACGGTTTGCGCGAAATTAATGAACTGCGACGAATATTATTACTGGGTTTTATTGGTGCCATCCTAGTCGCGTTTTTGGTAGGAAAGGCGTTTTCGTACTATACCTTTATGCCCGTGCGTAAGCTAACCGACGAAGTTAACCTGATTACGTCAGACAACCTGCATTCGCGTTTAGAAACCACGAAAAGCAAGGATGAAATTGCCGAACTGGTACGCACTTTTAACAGCATGATTAACCGGCTGGAAACAGCTTTTACCACTCAAACTAACTTTGTAAGCAATGCCTCGCATGAGCTGCGAACACCCCTAACCATTATAAACGGGGAGGTTGAACTGGCGCTTAACCAGCCCGACCCAACCGGCAAGCAACATGAGGTTTTACAAACCATCCGCACCGAAACAGATAAATTGATACAGATTATCAACAATCTGCTGTTGCTGGCTCAATCCGGATTTGATGGCAAAAAGCAAAATTGGCAAAAGGTACGGATGGACGAATTGCTTTGGCTGGCCATTGCATCAAGCAAAAAAATATACCCGGATAGTTATGTAGAGGTAGATCATCTTCACCTTCCTGATAACGAGCAGCTACTGTATGTACTGGGTAACGATAATTTATTACGCTTAGCGATCACTAATATCATCACTAACGCTTGTAAGTATTCTAAAAATAAACTAGTAACCATCCGGCTCGTGGCAGAACAAAATCAGCTACTAATTGATGTAGCCGACCAGGGTATCGGTATCCCGGAGGCTGATCTGAAACATATTTTTGAACCGTTCTTTAGGGCATCAAACACATACGCTTATGAGGGTCATGGGGTGGGGCTGGCTTTAACCTATAATATTATACGTCAGCACAGCGGTACAATCAACATCCATTCTGAGGTAGGCACCGGTACTAAAATGCAAATTGTGCTGCCTATTGCCGAACCCGGGTAACTTCTAACCAGATTTTAACAAATTATTTAATAGTTGCTAATAAGTTAAACCCACCTTGCGTTACAGGTTTTGCCGAATCAGCTTGTTAACCCTGAATAACAAGTTGATTCAGCACCTGCCCAATGGCAGGTAAGCGGTTGCCTGCTTTTTATTGCAACTACGGGCTCATGAGGCCAATGTTTTATACACTGTAGTTTTGTTTAGTGTTTGTTTTTTAAGAGTGAAGCCGCAACGTGCAATACGAAGCGGCTTCTTAGTTTTACATTATTGACGGTGCTGTCTGTGCTATAATCAATTCTTCATCATCACGGCGCTATCATTCACTTCGAAAACATGCTTCTTTAATAAATTAATCACTTCTGCACCTGCCAGCAATACGGGCCCGTAGCCATGTGCCGCATAAACATTTACGGGGCGGTAATAATAAAACGCCGGGTCAAAAGCCATGCCTGTGCCTACGCAGGTACCTTCTACCTGCCCCTGGCTGTTTACTTTGGTGGCCACTGCATTCCAGGCCAGCAAAGTAGCCGGGCCGAACGCTTTACCGTTGAGCCAGCCCTGGTTAATGCCCCTCGCAAAACAATAGGCATAAATAGCCGTAGCCGAAGTTTCCAGGTAACTGTCATTCCGGTCCAGTAACTGGTGCCAAAAGCCTTGGCTCGACTGATAGGCGGCCAGGCCTTTGGCTAAGGCCTGGTATTGCTGCAAAACCGCCTTACGGCCAGGGTGTTG harbors:
- a CDS encoding efflux RND transporter permease subunit, which codes for MFNVFIKRPILSLVISVIITLLGVLALITLPVTQFPDIVPPSVTVTANYTGANAEVCAKAVATPLERAINGVPGMTYMSSVCSNDGLTVIQIYFNVGTDPDQAAVNVQNRVATIIDEMPEEVIKAGVTTEKEVNSMLMYLNIMSDDKAMDEKFIYNFTDINVLQELKRIDGVGRAEIMGAKEYSMRVWLKPDRMMAYKVSTDDVIEAIRAQNVEAAPGKTGQSSDKSPQMLQYVLRYPGKFFEPKQYENIVLRSDEAGTILTLKEVADVEFGSLTYGMVSKTDGRPSASIMIKQRPGSNAREVISNIKTRMAELKESSFPSGMTYNVNYDVSRFLDASIHEVLRTLVEAFILVFIVVYIFLQDFRSTLIPALAVPVALVGSLFFMQLLGFSINLLTLFALVLAIGIVVDNAIVVVEAVHVKMHEEHLSPMDATISAMKDISGAIVAITLVMSAVFVPVAFMSGPVGVFYRQFSLTMAISIVISGINAVTLTPALCAIMLKPGHGAKKGIIDRFFKGFNNKYDAVQNKYAGFIGKIAGRRVITLVALAVFFAATWGISAILPTGFIPTEDQGMIYVNVTTPAGATVERTEEVLSEIQRQTKSIKAIESISTLSGYSLVNEVAGASYGMAMINLKSWDERKESLNDIIDELQKRTRNIGDASIQFFPPPTVPGFGNSSGFEIRMLDKSGTGDLQETAEVSNGFIKALNESPEINNAFSSFDPNFPQYLISVDQRMAAKKGVTIDKAMSTLQTLMGSYYASNFIRFGQMYKVMVQASPEFRTKPEDVLQLYVKNNKGEMVPFSAFIRMERVYGPEQLTRYNMYTSAMINGDAAPGYSSGDAIAAIQRIAAQKLPKGYSFEWSGMTREQILSGNQAIYIFIICLVFVYLLLAAQYESLLLPLAVILSLPTGILGAFFFLKITGLENNIYAQVALVMLIGLLGKNAILIVEFAVQREREGATVLQAAIEGAVSRLRPILMTSFAFIAGLVPLCIASGAGAMGNRSIGTAAAGGMLLGTLFGLVLIPGLYVIFSGLAKPKQKQQEAVPVLETEELSTYH
- a CDS encoding efflux RND transporter periplasmic adaptor subunit — encoded protein: MTKFKCGHSLLLLTAAIFMASCSSKKNQENATQDTLELPVLTVKTKDTVLQTSYVADIQALKNVEIRSRLKGFLEHIYVDEGKPVRKGQVLFKLNDEEYRVALSRAKAALSNAEADAVATHLEVDRVKMLVNKKVISESELKVAESKLKADQATIAEARTSVLSAQNHIAYTVIRAPYDGIIDRIPLKAGSLIEEGTLLTSISDISSIYAYFSFPENEYLKYQRSINNGDTGSSNEVKLKLSDGSSYTHTGTIETIEGEIEQTTGSIALRAKFPNPHKLLRHGASGKVYITSEMDDAIMIPQKSVFEVQDKSYVYLVGPDNKLHMTAFTPLTRFSQYYVVKEGIKAGDKILFEGAQNARDGMVIKPNLLKSAPVLAAK
- a CDS encoding helix-turn-helix domain-containing protein; translated protein: MSFLQHLKPLRVVRAAEMMLQTRLTLSQIAYATDYNSLSAFSNTFYQTTLTWQSDFAGTIR
- a CDS encoding response regulator transcription factor, translated to MAILIVEDEPSVASVIKRGLADYGFDTTIAPNGLSGLQLAGERPYELIILDVMLPDLDGVQVCKQIRQQNTNVPILMLTALDSTENVVTGLDSGADDYMAKPFKMMELAARVRSLLRRRGNEANANSVYKIAGIELDTEAKVATNNQVPLVLTPTEYRLLEYFIKNQKKVLTRIQILENVWDIDFNLGTNVVDVYVNYLRKKLDRDNPNKLIHTIFGMGYMMKDVEENENSK
- a CDS encoding HAMP domain-containing sensor histidine kinase; translation: MKIQNKITLLFLVLSTGILVLLNAFIFYFEYKFNYEDFFKRLETRVNIMSRVRLHPDAESRAYEEVRNRYLERLDHEKEQLLQADSSGHFKDEGLPKTFLKEIIRNGTARYRSKSQFFAGKLVSQGSNQFIIVVSASNPYGLREINELRRILLLGFIGAILVAFLVGKAFSYYTFMPVRKLTDEVNLITSDNLHSRLETTKSKDEIAELVRTFNSMINRLETAFTTQTNFVSNASHELRTPLTIINGEVELALNQPDPTGKQHEVLQTIRTETDKLIQIINNLLLLAQSGFDGKKQNWQKVRMDELLWLAIASSKKIYPDSYVEVDHLHLPDNEQLLYVLGNDNLLRLAITNIITNACKYSKNKLVTIRLVAEQNQLLIDVADQGIGIPEADLKHIFEPFFRASNTYAYEGHGVGLALTYNIIRQHSGTINIHSEVGTGTKMQIVLPIAEPG